Proteins encoded within one genomic window of Oryza glaberrima chromosome 12, OglaRS2, whole genome shotgun sequence:
- the LOC127756241 gene encoding uncharacterized protein LOC127756241 — protein MREAVTVQVGGFANYVGSHFWNFQDELLGLADDPDADPVFKNAALDMDVLYRSGETHQGVATYCPRLVSVGSRGSLGSLSSSGNLGQSSTAADQLNVATWSGNVTRSVSKPHGRNLFLQSLVEEGQNPSTSNGGSNSQKSVEDKDLIECLENGVNFWTDYSKVHYHPQSLYELYGSWTDFDKFDNYGSAQEVVSDWSQIEEMNERLRFFVEECDHIQGIQFIVDDSGGFSSVAAQFLENIADDYTNTLVLLYCVRDPMTLGPSRRNQRESIMRALHDAVSFSKLSSFCNLMVPIGPPSLSRSCMSPYLYIQDEKPFHASAVCAAAIHSITVPFRLQRTGPSSDLAHSSGNLDISELVHILSDQGRQNMVTALDVAMPAPSLTDRDAMGNIKMKLHSLTPEISDEDEDPYSVESLVVHGALDRGGQRTSISQVKDSVCSVFEARETKPKFSHLSASLCPLPVPLPFPSIFRGNIGRHGEILSDHAEESQPKGSLDIESIPMAARLRSSSAVLPFIERRSGSLQKHGVARGAIGSLVLHDWGFGREEVEDMGEHLAKLLRPFHPEMDLTSDSD, from the exons atgagggagGCGGTGACGGTGCAGGTCGGCGGCTTCGCCAACTACGTCGGCTCCCACTTCTGGAACTTCCAG gaTGAGTTGCTCGGGCTCGCCGACGACCCCGACGCCGATCCGGTCTTCAAGAACGCCGCGCTGGACATGGACGTCCTCTACCGCTCCGGCGAGACGCACCAG GGTGTTGCTACCTACTGCCCTCGTCTGGTGTCTGTTGGTTCTCGAG GGTCTCTTGGCTCTTTGAGTTCATCCGGTAATCTCGGTCAGTCTAGTACTGCTGCAGATCAACTCAATGTTGCTACATG GTCTGGAAATGTAACAAGATCAGTCTCAAAACCTCATGGGCGGAACTTGTTTCTGCAAAGCTTAGTTGAAGAAGGGCAGAATCCAAGCACTAGCAATGGTGGCAGCAACTCCCAGAAAAGTGTTGAAGATAAGGACCTGATTGAATGCCTAGAGAATGGCGTCAACTTTTGGACAGATTATTCAAAAGTTCACTATCATCCTCAGAGTTTGTATGAGTTATATGGATCATGGACAGACTTTGACAAGTTCGATAACTATGGCAGCGCACAAGAGGTTGTTTCAGACTGGTCGCAAATAGAGGAAATGAATGAGAGGCTAAGGTTCTTTGTTGAAGAATGTGACCATATTCAG GGCATCCAGTTTATTGTGGATGATTCAGGAGGTTTTTCCAGTGTAGCTGCACAGTTTTTGGAGAACATTGCTGATGATTACACAAATACACTTGTATTGCTTTACTGTGTGAGGGATCCAATGACCCTTGGACCATCCAGGAGGAATCAAAGGGAGTCCATTATGAGAGCTCTTCATGATGCTGTTTCATTTTCAAAACTTTCGTCCTTTTGCAACCTGATGGTACCCATAGGACCGCCTTCATTAAGTAGAA GTTGCATGTCACCGTACCTTTATATACAAGATGAGAAACCATTCCATGCTAGTGCTGTTTGTGCTGCAGCAATACATTCAATCACTGTTCCATTTAGATTGCAACGAACGGGACCGAGTTCAGACTTAGCACATTCATCTGGTAATCTTGACATTAGCGAACTTGTGCACATTTTATCTGATCAAGGTCGGCAGAACATGGTTACTGCTCTGGATGTAGCGATGCCTGCCCCTTCTTTGACAG ATAGAGATGCTATGGGGAACATAAAGATGAAGCTGCACTCTTTGACCCCTGAAATCAGCGATGAGGACGAAGATCCTTATTCAGTTGAATCGCTAGTGGTTCATGGAGCTCTTGATAGAG GCGGGCAAAGGACTTCCATATCACAAGTGAAGGACTCGGTATGTTCAGTCTTCGAAGCCAGAGAGACAAAGCCAAAATTTTCCCATCTCTCAGCATCTCTTTGCCCCCTCCCTGTCCCCCTTCCGTTCCCGTCAATCTTCAGAGGCAACATTGGCCGGCACGGGGAGATCCTTAGTGACCATGCAGAAGAATCCCAGCCAAAGGGCTCACTCGACATCGAATCGATACCAATGGCGGCACGGTTACGATCAAGCAGCGCCGTCCTGCCTTTCATAGAGAGGCGATCGGGGAGCCTCCAGAAGCACGGTGTCGCGAGAGGCGCCATCGGGTCTCTGGTCCTCCACGACTGGGGCTtcgggagggaggaggtggaggacatGGGGGAGCACCTAGCGAAGTTGCTCCGCCCGTTTCACCCTGAAATGGATCTTACTTCGGATTCCGACTAG
- the LOC127757127 gene encoding calcium-transporting ATPase 10, plasma membrane-type: protein MESYLEENFGGVKAKNSSEEALRRWRKLCGVVKNPKRRFRFTANLDKRGEAQAIKHANHEKLRVAVLVSKAALQFIQGLSLRSEYVVPEEVKAAGFQICADELGSIVEGHDSKKLITHGGVTGIADKLATSPADGLSTAEESIKRRQDVYGLNKFTESEVRSFWVFVWEALQDTTLIILAVCAFVSLVVGIAMEGWPKGAHDGLGIVASILLVVFVTATSDYRQSLQFKDLDKEKKKIQVQVTRNGFRQRLSIYDLLPGDVVHLAIGDQVPADGLFISGFSLLINESSLTGESEPVVVNEDNPFLLSGTKVQDGSCKMLITTVGMRTQWGKLMATLSEGGDDETPLQVKLNGVATIIGKIGLFFAVITFIVLSQGLISKKYHEGLLLSWSGDDALEMLEHFAIAVTIVVVAVPEGLPLAVTLSLAFAMKKMMNDKALVRHLAACETMGSATTICSDKTGTLTTNHMTVVKACICGNIKEVNNPKNASDLCSELPETVVKTLLESIFNNTGGEVVIDQDGKYQILGTPTETALLEFALSLGGNFKAKRDETKIVKMEPFNSTKKRMSVVLELPGGGCRAHCKGASEIVLAACDKFMDETGAVVPLDKTTADKLNGIIESFANEALRTLCLGYREMEEGFSVEEQIPLQGYTCIGIVGIKDPVRPGVRESVATCRSAGIMVRMVTGDNINTAKAIARECGILTEDGLAIEGPEFREKSLDELLKLIPKIQVMARSSPLDKHTLVKHLRTTFNEVVAVTGDGTNDAPALHEADIGLAMGIAGTEVAKESADVIILDDNFSTIVTVAKWGRSVYVNIQKFVQFQLTVNVVALLVNFSSACFTGNAPLTAVQLLWVNMIMDTLGALALATEPPNDDLMKREPVGRTGKFITNVMWRNILGQSFYQFIVMWYLQTQGKSMFGLDGPDAEVVLNTIIFNSFVFCQVFNEISSREMEKINVLRGILKNYVFLGVLTSTVVFQFIMVQFLGEFANTIPLTRLQWIASVLLGLIGMPISAIIKFLPVGSS, encoded by the exons atggagagCTACCTGGAGGAGAATTTCGGCGGGGTGAAGGCGAAGAACTCGTCGGAGGAggcgctccggcggtggcgCAAGCTCTGCGGCGTCGTCAAGAACCCCAAGCGCCGCTTCCGCTTCACCGCCAACCTCGACAAGCGCGGCGAGGCCCAGGCCATCAAGCACGCCAACCAc GAGAAACTGCGGGTTGCGGTGCTGGTATCGAAAGCTGCACTACAGTTTATACAGG GTCTTTCACTTCGAAGTGAGTATGTTGTTCCTGAAGAAGTCAAGGCTGCAGGGTTTCAGATTTGCGCTGATGAACTGGGCTCTATTGTTGAGGGTCATGATAGTAAAAAGTTGATCACCCACGGTGGAGTTACTGGAATAGCAGACAAGCTTGCGACATCACCAGCGGATGGGTTAAGTACAGCTGAGGAAAGCATTAAGCGCAGGCAAGATGTATATGGACTAAACAAATTCACAGAAAGCGAGGTCCGGAGTTTTTGGGTGTTTGTATGGGAAGCACTTCAAGATACAACTCTTATAATTCTTGCTGTCTGTGCCTTTGTATCGTTGGTTGTTGGCATTGCCATGGAAGGATGGCCAAAAGGTGCTCATGATGGTCTGGGAATTGTTGCAAGTATCCTCTTGGTCGTGTTTGTTACCGCAACAAGTGACTATCGGCAATCCTTACAGTTCAAGGACTTGGacaaggagaaaaagaaaatacaagtGCAAGTCACAAGGAATGGTTTTAGACAAAGGCTATCAATATATGATCTTCTTCCTGGAGATGTTGTCCATTTAGCAATTGGTGATCAGGTTCCTGCTGATGGGCTATTCATTTCTGGGTTTTCTCTACTGATTAATGAGTCCAGTCTCACTGGCGAGAGTGAACCTGTTGTTGTAAATGAAGataatccttttcttttgtcgGGGACCAAAGTTCAAGATGGTTCCTGCAAGATGCTGATTACAACAGTTGGCATGCGAACCCAATGGGGAAAACTAATGGCTACTCTCAGTGAAGGTGGCGATGATGAAACCCCACTACAGGTCAAGCTTAATGGTGTTGCAACTATTATAGGCAAGATTGGTCTATTTTTCGCAGTCATAACTTTCATTGTCCTTTCTCAAGGGTTAATCAGCAAGAAGTACCATGAGGGGCTGCTTTTAAGCTGGTCAGGAGACGATGCACTGGAAATGTTAGAGCATTTTGCTATTGCAGttaccattgttgttgttgctgttccTGAGGGGTTACCCTTAGCAGTTACTTTGAGTCTGGCATTCGCAATGAAGAAAATGATGAATGACAAGGCATTGGTTCGTCACTTAGCCGCATGTGAAACAATGGGCTCAGCTACGACCATCTGCAGTGACAAGACAGGAACACTGACGACCAATCATATGACTGTTGTCAAGGCCTGCATTTGTGGAAACATAAAGGAAGTTAACAATCCTAAGAATGCATCTGATTTGTGTTCTGAGCTTCCAGAAACTGTTGTCAAAACCCTTCTGGAGTCTATTTTTAACAATACTGGTGGTGAGGTTGTGATTGACCAAGATGGGAAATATCAGATTCTAGGTACCCCAACAGAGACAGCTTTGTTGGAATTTGCATTGTCACTTGGTGGAAATTTTAAGGCAAAGCGTGATGAAACTAAGATTGTGAAAATGGAACCCTTTAATTCAACAAAAAAGAGGATGAGTGTTGTTCTTGAGCTTCCTGGAGGAGGATGCCGTGCACATTGTAAAGGTGCTTCAGAAATAGTGTTGGCTGCCTGCGATAAGTTTATGGACGAGACAGGTGCTGTTGTCCCCCTTGATAAAACAACTGCTGACAAGCTTAATGGGATTATTGAAAGCTTTGCTAATGAAGCTCTTAGGACATTGTGCCTTGGTTATCGGGAAATGGAAGAAGGCTTTTCTGTTGAAGAACAAATACCACTGCAAGGGTATACATGCATTGGGATTGTAGGTATTAAAGATCCTGTTCGCCCAGGCGTGAGGGAGTCTGTTGCAACCTGCCGATCTGCTGGAATTATGGTGAGAATGGTCACTGGTGACAACATAAATACAGCAAAAGCGATCGCTCGTGAATGTGGCATACTTACTGAAGATGGCCTGGCTATTGAGGGACCGGAGTTCAGAGAGAAAAGTCTTGATGAACTCCTCAAGTTGATTCCGAAAATTCAG GTAATGGCCCGATCATCACCACTTGACAAGCATACACTTGTAAAGCATTTGCGCACAACATTCAATGAAGTTGTTGCTGTAACTGGTGATGGCACAAATGATGCGCCTGCGCTTCATGAAGCAGATATTGGACTTGCAATGGGCATTGCTGGGACTGAG GTGGCGAAAGAGAGTGCCGATGTCATAATTCTGGACGACAACTTCTCCACAATTGTTACTGTTGCCAAATGGGGACGCTCTGTTTACGTCAACATTCAAAAGTTTGTGCAGTTTCAGCTGACTGTTAACGTTGTGGCTTTACTTGTCAACTTCTCTTCAGCTTGCTTTACAG GAAATGCACCTCTGACAGCTGTTCAACTTCTTTGGGTGAACATGATCATGGACACCCTTGGCGCCCTTGCATTAGCTACCGAGCCACCTAACGATGACTTAATGAAGAGAGAGCCAGTGGGCAGAACAGGGAAATTTATCACAAATGTTATGTGGAGGAACATTCTGGGGCAGTCTTTCTACCAATTCATTGTTATGTGGTATCTCCAGACGCAAGGGAAAAGCATGTTTGGCCTTGATGGCCCTGATGCTGAAGTTGTGCTaaatacaattattttcaaCTCGTTTGTCTTCTGCCAG GTGTTCAATGAGATAAGCTCCAGGGAGATGGAGAAGATCAACGTGCTGAGGGGCATACTGAAGAACTACGTCTTCTTGGGTGTTCTCACCAGCACGGTAGTCTTCCAGTTCATCATGGTGCAATTCCTCGGCGAGTTTGCGAACACGATACCACTCACCAGGCTGCAGTGGATTGCCAGTGTTCTCCTTGGCCTCATTGGGATGCCCATCTCTGCCATTATCAAGTTTCTTCCCGTCGGCTCGTCGTGA
- the LOC127756529 gene encoding transcription factor NIGTH1-like — MGSSSASAAQREEAAAAAAFVLGGVDMRMLAARTATGALARAGGGEAAAAAAAARFEDCIRSLEAEKAKMEVFRRELPISVHLIADVIEWLKDEVEKQRLLRRRQVEAPAAAPPPEMFAPPATAKRKSAASAAAEGVKAEADANDKRSWMSSAQLWSCGSHTSTSTSNGGSVKKQQHKVSNAFMPLATSPAFAKSLEKADAATPLPAAVPDLSLSSRVAMADAPAFPAAPSATSSAVTDVAGAQRQQAVQRKARRCWSPELHRRFVAALQRLGGPQAATPKQIRELMKVDGLTNDEVKSHLQKYRLHTRRASDGGGGGGDHQTVGGGLWPPPPEQYTTSQHSTSQSGSPQGPLQLTVSSSHAVSVTAGDSCDGGEEEEEEDGKSGSYSWEMQNGARASSSS, encoded by the exons AtggggtcgtcgtcggcgtcggcggcgcagcgcgaggaggcggcggctgcggcggccttCGTCCTCGGCGGCGTCGACATGCGGATgctggcggcgaggacggcgacgggcgcgctggcgagggcgggcggcggcgaggcggcggcggcggcggcggcggcgaggttcgAGGATTGCATCCGGAGCCTCGAGGCCGAGAAGGCCAAGATGGAGGTGTTCCGCCGCGAGCTCCCCATCAGCGTCCACCTCATCGCCGACG TGATCGAGTGGCTCAAGGACGAGGTGGAGAAGCAGCGGCtgctacggcggcggcaggtggaggctccggcggcggcgccgccaccggagatgttcgcgccgccggcgacggcgaagaggaagtcggcggcgtcggcggcggcggagggggtgaaggcggaggcggacgcgAACGACAAGCGGAGCTGGATGAGCTCGGCGCAGCTGTGGAGCTGCGGGAGCCACAcaagcaccagcaccagcaatGGCGGCAGCGTCAAGAAGCAGCAGCACAAG GTGTCCAATGCGTTCATGCCACtggccacctcgccggcgttTGCAAAATCACTGGAGAAAGCCGACGCCGCCACGCCATTGCCAGCGGCCGTGCCAGACCTGTCCCTCTCCTCCCGGGTGGCGATGGCCGACGCCCCGGCATTtccggcggcgccgagcgccACCAGCAGCGCCGTCACGGACGTCGCCGGAGCGCAGCGGCAGCAGGCGGTGCAACGGAAGGCCAGACGGTGCTGGTCTCCGGAGCTCCACCGCCGGTTCGTCGCCGCGCTCCAGCGCCTCGGTGGCCCACAAG CTGCAACTCCCAAGCAGATTAGGGAGctgatgaaggttgatggcctCACTAATGATGAAGTCAAAAGCCACCTGCAG AAGTACCGGCTGCACACGCGACGGGCAtccgacggcggtggtggtggcggtgaccaTCAGACGGTTGGCGGCGGtctatggccgccgccaccggagcaATACACCACCTCGCAGCACAGCACATCGCAGTCTGGCTCGCCGCAGGGCCCCCTCCAGCTCACCGTGTCGTCGAGCCACGCCGTGTCAGTGACCGCCGGCGATAGCTGcgacggcggtgaggaggaggaagaggaggacggGAAGTCGGGGAGCTATAGCTGGGAGATGCAGAATGGGGCAagggcatcatcatcatcttga